One Fusarium falciforme chromosome 1, complete sequence genomic window carries:
- a CDS encoding Cutinase, translating into MPSFTKTILLALAPFAAASPLAARQSGFSGSTQNGLEGACKDVTVIFARGTSEMGNVGSVAGPPFFQALAKEIGSDKLAVQGVEYPASIGGIMNLGSDGGKKMVAVVEQAYKKCPNTKVVLSGYSQGAMLVHNAAKSLPAATTSKIAAVVTFGDPFKSQGFQGIAEERSKVFCRSGDSVCSGSFIITAAHLQYGQDAQAAADFVAGNL; encoded by the exons ATGCCTTCCTTCACCAagaccatcctcctcgccctcgcgcCCTTTGCCGCCGCAAGCCCCCTGGCGGCCCGACAGAGCGGCTTCTCTGGCTCTACCCAGAACGGCCTCGAGGGAGCCTGCAAGGACGTGACCGTCATCTTTGCCCGTGGCACCTCGGAGATGGGCAACGTCGGCAGCGTCGCCGGACCTCCCTTCTTCCAGGCCCttgccaaggagattggcAGCGACAAGCTCGCCGTGCAGGGCGTCGAGTACCCCGCCAGCATCGGGGGCATCATGAATCTTGGTTCTGacggcggcaagaagat GGTGGCGGTTGTTGAGCAGGCTTACAAGAAGTGCCCCAACACCAAGGTCGTTCTCTCGGGCTACTCCCAGGGAGCCATGCTCGTCCACAACGCAGCCAAGTCCCTCCCCGCTGCGACAACCAGCAAGATTGCCGCCGTCGTCACCTTTGGCGACCCCT TCAAGTCCCAGGGCTTCCAGGGCATTGCCGAGGAGCGCAGCAAGGTCTTTTGCCGCTCTGGCGACAGCGTCTGCTCCGGTTCTTTTATCATTACTGCTGCTCACTTGCAGTACGGTCAGGATGCTCAGGCTGCTGCCGACTTTGTTGCCGGTAACCTCTAA
- a CDS encoding Autophagy-related protein 27, giving the protein MHRPELFSFLLPLLATSVYGAENLDCSNIRVDGQKFDLSKLKGAHSVVTTRVEPSTMLHYNTTYTLDVCGPLEKKGANKCPNGTRVCAVTHLLNNDTKGEFDTVTKVVAIAGNLENAGGSRFEVTPTRLKTSDSNSDRQKEGLRLVLGGGRYPLKGSDAPPEGVTDQKAIIEFLCDPDKEGTEGEWVWGEGSGKLKARDDEKKEGDDKEKEGDKDGDKGGEESTIEHQLKHDNATLIWDGYEKEKNIDVLRLTWHTKYACESQSEGGDGNSSSHWGFFTWFIIIAFLGIAGYLIFASWINFTRYGARGWDLLPHSDTIRDIPYLLKDWIRRVLNTVQGTGSRGGYSAV; this is encoded by the exons ATGCATCGGCCGGAGCTATTCTCGTTTCTGCTGCCTCTTCTGGCCACGTCGGTTTACGGCGCAGAGAACCTCGACTGCTCGAATATCCGGGTAGATGGCCAGAAGTTTGACCTATCCAAGCTCAAAGGCGCGCACTCGGTTGTCACGACCCGCGTCGAGCCCAGCACTATGCTGCACTACAACACAACGTACACATTGGACGTGTGCGGACCTCTAGAGAAGAAGGGAGCAAACAAGTGCCCCAACGGCACGAGAG TGTGCGCCGTCACCCACCTTCTCAACAACGACACCAAAGGCGAGTTTGATACGGTCACGAAGGTAGTAGCCATAGCGGGTAACCTCGAGAACGCTGGCGGCTCCCGATTTGAAGTGACTCCCACAAGACTCAAGACGAGCGACTCGAATTCCGATAGACAAAAGGAGGGCCTTCGGCTGGTACTCGGTGGTGGAAGGTATCCCCTCAAGGGCAGTGACGCTCCGCCAGAGGGTGTAACGGATCAAAAGGCCATTATCGAGTTCCTCTGCGACCCGGACAAGGAGGGCACAGAAGGAGAATGGGTCTGGGGGGAGGGAAgcggcaagctcaaggcccgagacgatgagaagaaggagggcgatgacaaggagaaggagggcgaTAAAGACGGTGATAAGGGCGGCGAGGAGTCTACGATTGAGCACCAGCTCAAGCACGACAATGCCACCCTCATCTGGGACGGCtatgagaaggagaagaacattGATGTCCTACGCCTGACGTGGCACACCAAGTACGCCTGCGAGAGCCAATCtgaaggtggtgatggtAACAGCAGCTCCCACTGGGGCTTTTTTACCTGGTTCATCATTAT CGCCTTCCTGGGCATCGCCGGCTACCTAATCTTTGCATCCTGGATCAACTTTACCCGCTACGGCGCCCGAGGCTGGGATCTCCTCCCCCACAGCGACACCATCCGCGACATCCCCTACCTACTCAAGGACTGGATCCGCCGGGTCCTCAACACCGTGCAGGGCACCGGCAGTCGAGGCGGATACAGCGCGGTCTAA
- a CDS encoding Acetylornithine transaminase: protein MAFRLPVRCRLASIAAASRPRIAYRALSSLPNADPSPESKSAAIVNEHAPYMVATYARPPPVFVKGEGSWLWDAEDRKFLDFTAGIAVNGLGHCDPEFTRLLTEQAKTLVHASNLYYNPWTGALSKLLVEKTLESGAMHNAASVFVCNSGSEANEAAIKFARKAGKVTDPSGEKVEIVSFNNGFHGRTMGSLSATPNPKYQKPFAPMVPGFKVGNYNDVSGINDLVTEKTCGVIVEPIQGEGGVTPATEEFLVALAKRCREVGAVLIYDEIQCGLGRTGTFWAHGNLPKEAHPDILTTAKALGNGFPIGAVLVTQDVADKMKVGDHGTTFGGNPLACRLAHYIVERLSDKQLQASVTAKSEVFRQRFTKLQEKYPELVKEVRGRGLILGLQLSEDPTPIIKAARERGLLIITAGTNTLRFVPSLTVTDDEITQGLDILEAAIEATR from the exons ATGGCTTTTCGACTTCCCGTACGATGCCGATTGGCGTCCATCGCCGCCGCGTCTCGCCCTCGGATCGCCTACCGAGCCCTCTCTTCGCTCCCCAACGCCGACCCCTCGCCCGAGTCTAAGAGCGCCGCCATCGTTAACGAGCACGCGCCGTACATGGTTGCTACATACGCCCGTCCTCCGCCTGTTTTTGTCAAGGGGGAGGGGTCGTGGCTTTGGGATGCAGAGGATCGCAAGTTTTTGGATTTCACCGCCGGTATCGCTGTCAATGGCCTCGGACACTGCGATCCCGAGTTTACCAGGCTCTTGACCGAGCAG GCCAAGACTCTCGTTCACGCTTCCAACCTCTACTACAACCCCTGGACCGGCGccctctccaagctcctcgTCGAAAAGACCCTCGAGTCGGGCGCCATGCACAACGCCGCCTCCGTCTTTGTCTGCAACTCTGGCTCCGAGGCCAACGAGGCCGCCATCAAGTTTGCCCGCAAGGCCGGCAAGGTTACAGACCCGTCGGGCGAAAAAGTCGAGATTGTCTCCTTCAACAACGGCTTCCACGGCCGCACCATGGGCAGCCTCTCCGCCACGCCTAACCCCAAATATCAGAAGCCGTTTGCGCCCATGGTTCCTGGGTTCAAGGTTGGAAACTATAATGATGTTTCTGGCATTAACGATCTTGTTACTGAAAAGACGTGCGGTGTCATTGTCGAGCCTATTCAGGGTGAGGGTGGTGTTACCCCCGCGACTGAAGAGTTCCTCGTTGCCCTCGCCAAGCGCTGTCGTGAGGTCGGCGCCGTGCTAATCTACGACGAGATCCAGTGCGGTCTCGGCCGAACGGGTACTTTCTGGGCCCACGGCAATCTTCCTAAGGAGGCTCACCCAGATATCCTCACTACTGCCAAGGCCCTTGGTAACGGATTCCCCATCGGAGCGGTGCTCGTGACGCAGGACGTGGCCGATAAGATGAAGGTGGGCGACCACGGAACCACCTTTGGCGGTAACCCTCTCGCGTGCCGACTGGCGCACTACATCGTCGAACGTCTCTCCGATAAGCAGCTCCAGGCCTCAGTGACAGCCAAGTCGGAGGTGTTCCGACAGCGTTTCACCAAGCTCCAGGAGAAGTACCCAgagctggtcaaggaggTCCGCGGCCGAGGTCTCATCCTCGGTCTCCAACTCTCCGAGGACCCCACGCCCATCATTAAGGCTGCTCGCGAGAGGGGCTTGCTCATCATCACAGCCGGCACAAACACTCTTCGATTCGTGCCGAGCTTGACTGTCACAGATGATGAGATTACCCAGGGTCTGGATATCCTCGAGGCAGCCATTGAGGCGACCCGGTAA
- a CDS encoding Glutamate decarboxylase — MSLVESTEPNEVPSPAVIETDDEGNLIKTNGHSNGYFSNGHHPTSNGNGAVTPSFIDSMAHLSVVRARDDSDAASVKSTSSRASRRPPLQLASYQDEFTTSVYGSRFAGMDLPRHHMPECEMPRDIAYRMIKDDLSLDNNPMLNLASFVTTYMEDEAEKLMSESFSKNFIDYEEYPQSADIQNRCVNMIGDLFHAPPGTSVGTSTVGSSEAIMLGVLAMKKRWKNRRIAEGKSTEHPNIVMSSAVQVCWEKATRYFEIEEKLVYCTPERFVMDPDEAVDLCDENTIGMCCILGTTYTGEYEDIKAINDLLVERNLDVPIHVDAASGGFVAPFVVPDLEWDFRCEKVISINVSGHKYGLVYPGVGWVIWRSPDYLPQELVFNINYLGADQSSFTLNFSKGASQVIGQYYQLIRLGKHGYRAIMSNLTRTADYLTETLENLGFVIMSERSGAGLPLVAFRFRTTEEGGDPDRYYDEFALAHHLRSRGWVVPAYTMAPNSGVKMLRVVVREDFTKTRCDSLIADIKLCHGLLKETDQESIRKREEYIKNHVSSMGRGKHGHPVYTNEQHSLQGKTGKTHAIC; from the exons atgaGTCTTGTTGAAAGTACGGAACCTAACGAGGTTCCTTCACCCGCCGTGATCGAgaccgacgacgagggaAACCTCATCAAGACAAACGGCCACTCCAACGGCTACTTCTCCAACGGCCACCACCCAACGTCCAACGGCAACGGTGCTGTTACTCCTTCCTTCATCGACAGCATGGCTCACCTCTCGGTCGTCCGCGCCCGAGACGACTCGGACGCCGCCTCGGTCAAGTCCACGAGCTCCCGCGCCTCCCGGAGACCTCCCCTGCAGCTGGCCAGCTACCAGGACGAGTTCACCACCAGCGTCTACGGATCCCGCTTTGCGGGCATGGACCTGCCCCGGCATCATATGCCAGAGTGCGAGATGCCCCGCGATATCGCCTATCGCATGATCAAGGACGATCTGAGCCTCGACAACAACCCCATGCTCAA CCTTGCTTCTTTCGTCACCACTTACATG GAAGATGAAGCCGAGAAGCTCATGTCAGAGTCCTTTTCCAAGAACTTTATCGACTATGAGGAGTACCCTCAGTCTGCCGACATCCAGAACCGATGTGTCAACATGATTGGTGACCTCTTCCACGCCCCCCCAGGCACCTCTGTCGGCACATCCACCGTCGGCTCTTCAGAAGCCATCATGCTGGGCGTCCTGGCCATGAAGAAGCGCTGGAAGAACCGCAGAATCGCCGAGGGCAAGAGCACTGAGCACCCCAACATCGTCATGTCTTCTGCCGTCCAGGTCTGCTGGGAAAAGGCCACTCGGTACTTTGAGattgaggagaagctcgtcTACTGCACACCCGAGCGCTTCGTCATGGACCCTGATGAGGCTGTTGACCTGTGCGATGAGAACACCATCGGCATGTGCTGTATCCTCGGTACCACTTACACTGGTGAGTACGAGgacatcaaggccatcaacgacCTCCTCGTCGAGCGAAATCTCGACGTCCCCATCCACGTCGATGCCGCTAGCGGTGGCTTTGTCGCTCCCTTCGTTGTCCCCGATCTTGAGTGGGACTTCCGATGTGAAAAGGTCATCTCCATCAACGTCTCTGGCCACAAGTACGGCCTCGTCTACCCCGGTGTTGGTTGGGTCATCTGGCGATCCCCCGACTACCTGCCCCAGGAGCTCGTCTTCAACATCAACTACCTTGGTGCCGACCAGTCTTCCTTCACCCTCAACTTCTCCAAGGGTGCTTCACAGGTCATTGGCCAGTACTACCAGCTCATCCGTCTGGGTAAGCACGGTTACCGCGCCATCATGAGTAACCTGACCCGAACTGCCGACTACCTGACCGAGACACTCGAGAACCTCGGCTTCGTCATCATGTCAGAACGCTCGGGTGCCGGTCTTCCTCTCGTGGCCTTCCGCTTCCGAACTACAGAGGAGGGCGGTGACCCCGACCGCTACTACGACGAGTTCGCACTCGCTCACCACCTCCGTTCCCGAGGATGGGTCGTCCCCGCCTACACCATGGCTCCCAACTCGGGTGTCAAGATGCTCCGTGTCGTTGTCCGTGAGGACTTCACAAAGACCCGTTGCGACTCTCTTATCGCCGATATCAAGCTCTGCCACGGTCTTCTCAAGGAGACAGACCAAGAGTCCATCCGCAAGAGGGAAGAGTACATCAAGAACCACGTCAGCTCCATGGGCCGGGGGAAGCACGGCCACCCTGTCTACACT AACGAGCAACATTCGCTTCAGGGCAAGACTGGCAAGACCCATGCTATTTGCTAG
- a CDS encoding Calpain catalytic domain-containing protein, which yields MTKSTKSSTKASDEKKAKHKALSPQAVVSKFWDKFNSKAPGKVTSIFPRSLHKSLLADADSSIPKSRNAAQSYEAAAQKCKDRVRAIVKECERTNSKFSDPEFDIELDSRRRTYDCLFGLLHNLVLEGDGGLKNRFLDAVVNTEKLEKSLEFFKNSGILSSNNLEVDIWSLWRCLSKNNASPDPEYIPGSVHRIPWIFENPQFTIGGYSGSDIKQGHLGDCWWVAALATIAHRQDLMKKICVEQNEECGVYGFVFFRDGEWIPTVVDDNLYLKEKDYWHTDETYDATGKHERRHKREKQTGSDSLAFAKCEDANETWFPLLEKAFAKVHGDYEALEGGWACLAVEDLTGGVATMMQANSVLRKDRLWREMLVSDTEDSEFVFSLSACRLGTDCNNGIVQCHAYSVLKATEVEDERGDKVRLVKIRNPWGSRNYRGQGAWHGPWSDGSKEWTSHMIQKLRYRFGDDGSWWMSYNDMLDNFVWIHRTRVFDKRWTVAQQWTSVNVPWLSGYLKKKFIVEVKEEGIVVIALSQLDKRYFNGLEGQYRFVLQFLLKSVNDAAPICQTRTVPEASTRSTNCEVELEPGTYEVIPKIVAQHAEFRPTVQKVVKIAADKKPRKLQQVGLLHDLAHAKGGIVDEDEAIRKKRESDKKEKLESSRKKEIAQKEEKEKDDARRKIEEALVLKKTEYYSCMSEKTKGVESNDDAILEKVSGGSGKVSLSTSEIPTPGFWPDDMFKDPVEDQAKSESPTGSDKETWENVEEKKEGESRRPSQDSNSAPMERSARNQSTESKLVSTPATEAHSEEANSSDSSDTESEYESGSDDEDSEPGSNDSSVRKQRKKEPWNPVCVIGLRVYAQHAGISVRLAEQKADDAAELLPVKEDDSTKPTS from the exons ATGACAAAGTCGACTAAATCATCTACCAAGGCCTCTGATGAGAAAAAGGCTAAACATAAAGCTCTCAGTCCTCAAGCTGTCGTGTCCAAGTTCTGGGACAAGTTCAACTCCAAGGCTCCGGGCAAAGTCACTTCCATTTTCCCTCGGAGTCTGCACAAGTCCCTTCTCGCAGATGCCGACTCGTCAATTCCCAAGTCTCGAAACGCTGCACAAAGCTACGAGGCCGCTGCTCAGAAATGCAAGGATCGAGTTCGCGCTATCGTCAAGGAGTGTGAGCGCACCAACTCCAAGTTTAGCGATCCCGAGTTTGATATCGAGTTGGATTCCAGACGGCGCACCTACGACTGCCTCTTTGGCCTCCTCCATAACCTCGTCCTAGAAGGTGATGGCGGTCTCAAAAATAGATTTCTTGATGCCGTGGTCAACACCGAGAAACTTGAGAAGTCTCTTGAATTCTTCAAGAACAGTGGGATCTTGTCAAGCAACAACCTTGAGGTCGATATCTGGAGCCTTTGGAGATGCCTATCCAAAAACAATGCCTCCCCTGATCCCGAATACATACCTGGCTCAGTTCACCGTATCCCGTGGATTTTTGAGAATCCCCAGTTCACCATCGGTGGCTATTCGGGCTCAGACATCAAGCAAGGCCATCTGGGCGACTGCTGGTGGGTGGCTGCCTTGGCCACGATCGCACACCGACAAGacttgatgaagaagatttGTGTTGAACAAAATGAGGAATGCGGTGTCTACGGGTTCGTCTTCTTCCGGGATGGGGAGTGGATTCCGACAGTTGTAGACGACAATCTGTACCTCAAGGAAAAGGATTATTGGCACACAGACGAGACTTATGATGCAACCGGCAAGCATGAACGTCGTCACAAAAGGGAGAAACAGACGGGCTCCGACTCTCTGGCATTTGCCAAATGCGAGGACGCCAATGAGACTTGGTTCCCCTTGCTTGAGAAAGCA TTTGCCAAGGTTCATGGCGACTACGAGGCCTTGGAGGGTGGGTGGGCATGCCTCGCTGTCGAAGACCTTACTGGTGGTGTCGCCACTATGATGCAGGCAAACAGCGTGCTTCGCAAGGACCGGCTCTGGCGTGAGATGTTGGTGTCCGATACCGAGGACTCAGAGTTCGTCTTCAGCCTATCCGCGTGTCGTCTAGGGACAGATTGCAACAATGGCATCGTCCAGTGCCATGCCTATTCTGTTCTCAAAGCGACTGAGGTTGAGGACGAAAGGGGTGACAAGGTGCGCCTGGTCAAGATTCG GAACCCTTGGGGAAGCAGAAACTACAGAGGCCAAGGGGCTTGGCATGGGCCTTGGTCAGATGGGTCCAAAGAGTGGACTTCGCACATGATCCAGAAGTTGCGATATCGGTTTGGTGACGATGGTTCCTGGTGGATGTCTTACAACGACATGCTTGACAACTTTGTCTGGATCCATCGGACCCGAGTCTTTGATAAGCGATGGACTGTAGCTCAACAGTGGACAAGCGTCAACGTCCCATGGCTTTCTGGCtacctcaagaagaagtttATCGTAGAGgtcaaagaagaaggcattGTGGTCATCGCCCTATCACAG CTTGACAAGAGATATTTCAACGGGCTTGAAGGACAGTATAGGTTCGTTCTTCAGTTTCTCCTCAAGTCTGTCAATGATGCCGCGCCGATCTGTCAGACACGAACAGTCCCTGAAGCTAGTACACGGTCAACCAACTGCGAGGTCGAACTCGAGCCAGGCACCTACGAAGTCATTCCCAAGATTGTTGCCCAGCACGCAGAGTTTAGACCCACAGTTCAGAAGGTTGTCAAGATAGCTGCAGACAAGAAACCTCGGAAGCTTCAACAAGTCGGACTGTTACATGACCTTGCGCATGCCAAGGGAGGAATcgtggacgaggatgaggctaTTCGCAAAAAGCGGGAGAGtgacaagaaggaaaagcTGGAGAGCAGCCGGAAGAAGGAGATAgcccagaaggaggagaaggaaaaggacgACGCAAGGAGGAAAATCGAGGAGGCATTGGTACTGAAGAAGACAGAGTACTACAGTTGCATGAGCGAGAAGACCAAGGGAGTTGAAAGCAACGACGATGCGATTCTGGAGAAGGTAAGTGGTGGGTCAGGAAAGGTAAGTTTGTCAACGTCGGAAATTCCGACACCTGGGTTCTGGCCTGACGACATGTTCAAGGACCCTGTGGAAGATCAGGCCAAGTCTGAGTCCCCGACTGGATCAGACAAAGAAACATGGGAGAatgtcgaggagaagaaggaaggagAGTCACGAAGGCCCTCGCAGGACTCAAACTCGGCCCCGATGgaaagaagcgcaaggaacCAGAGTACGGAGTCGAAGCTCGTTTCAACGCCGGCCACCGAAGCTCATTCCGAGGAAGCCAACAGTTCAGACAGTTCAGACACAGAGTCGGAATACGAGTCGGGatctgacgacgaggattCGGAGCCGGGCAGCAACGACAGCTCAGTTCGAAAGCAGCGCAAGAAGGAGCCATGGAACCCCGTGTGTGTTATCGGTCTACGGGTCTATGCTCAACACGCCGGTATCAGTGTCCGGCTTGCCGAGCAAAAGGCCGACGACGCTGCAGAGCTTCTTCCAGTAAAGGAGGATGACTCGACCAAGCCGACTTCCTAA